One part of the Solanum dulcamara chromosome 3, daSolDulc1.2, whole genome shotgun sequence genome encodes these proteins:
- the LOC129882276 gene encoding L-type lectin-domain containing receptor kinase S.4-like codes for MVNRCLVLLCSLISLSILATSQQLDGFIYTRFNEPNNNITLSGIAEISQNGFIQLTNETSRLMGHAFYSSPFQFKNSTNGTAFSFSTCFALAIVPEYPKLGGHGLAFIISQSNDFSTALPSQYLGLLNATDVGNFSNHIFAVEFDTVQDFEFGDINDNHVGININSLRSNMSAAAAYFDDDLVKQDLNLKCGKVILAWVDYDSVTNLVNVTLSRFSTKPKLPLFSYHIDLSPFLIENMYVGFSASTGLLASSHYIFGWSFKLNDEANFLDLDSLPSLPGPRKKHTSLILAISVIVVVFVLIAILVAIYLVRRFKNADVIESWELEVGPHRYSYQELKQATRNFKDSELLGFGGFGKVYKGVLQSLNMEIAVKRISHESKQGLREFVSEISSIGRLRHRNLVQLVGWCRRRGDLLLVYDFMPNGSLDNFLFEKPRMVLTWEQRFKIIKGVASGLLYLHEGYEQIVVHRDVKASNVLLDGELNGRLGDFGLARLYEHGSKPGTTRVVGTLGYLAPELPRTGRATEKSDIFAFGALLLEVVCGRRPIDSKAGSEELVLVDMVWNKWREGKILDVIDKRLKGEFNESEVVMVLKLGLMCSNNEASSRPSMRQVMSFLEGEADIPDAPMAPGDYNRGFGFDENECMHSLASSRGHTSCLANGGNVDGTFVSVSTAPLSCLFTDELPR; via the coding sequence ATGGTCAATAGGTGTCTTGTACTACTATGTTCTCTCATTTCACTCTCAATCCTAGCTACATCTCAGCAACTTGATGGCTTCATTTATACAAGATTCAATGAACCAAACAATAACATCACCTTAAGTGGAATTGCTGAGATTAGCCAAAATGGATTTATTCAATTAACCAATGAAACAAGTAGATTAATGGGGCATGCTTTCTATTCTTCACCTTTTcagttcaagaactcaactaATGGCACTGctttttcattttcaacatGTTTTGCTCTTGCTATAGTCCCTGAATACCCAAAACTTGGTGGCCATGGACTTGCCTTTATTATTTCTCAGTCCAATGATTTCAGCACAGCTCTTCCAAGTCAGTATCTTGGCTTACTAAATGCCACTGATGTTGGCAACTTCTCAAATCACATATTTGCTGTTGAGTTTGATACAGTACAAGATTTTGAGTTTGGGGATATTAATGATAACCATGTTGGTATAAACATCAATAGTTTAAGGTCCAATATGTCTGCTGCAGCAGCTTACTTTGATGATGATTTGGTAAAACAAGATTTGAATCTCAAATGTGGTAAGGTAATACTGGCATGGGTAGATTATGATTCTGTTACAAACTTGGTTAATGTTACTCTTTCAAGATTTTCTACAAAACCAAAGTTGCCTCTTTTCTCTTATCATATAGATCTCTCTCCATTTCTCATAGAAAATATGTATGTTGGTTTTTCTGCTTCAACTGGTTTGCTTGCCAGTTCACATTATATTTTTGGTTGGAGCTTTAAGTTGAATGATGAAGCCAATTTTCTTGACTTGGATTCATTGCCATCTTTGCCTGGTCCCAGGAAGAAGCACACTAGCCTAATTCTTGCTATCTCAGTTATAgtagttgtttttgttttgattgCTATATTAGTTGCTATTTATTTAGTTAGGAGATTCAAGAATGCTGATGTTATAGAGTCTTGGGAGCTTGAGGTTGGTCCTCATAGATATTCTTATCAAGAACTTAAGCAAGCTACTAGAAATTTTAAGGATAgtgagcttcttgggtttggtggATTTGGTAAAGTTTACAAGGGTGTTTTACAAAGTTTGAATATGGAAATCGCTGTGAAGCGTATTTCACACGAATCTAAACAGGGTTTACGTGAATTTGTGTCTGAAATTTCTAGCATTGGAAGACTTCGTCATAGGAATTTGGTTCAACTAGTAGGTTGGTGTAGACGTCGTGGTGACCTTTTACTTGTGTATGATTTTATGCCTAATGGAAGCCTGGACAATTTCTTGTTTGAAAAACCTAGAATGGTGTTGACATGGGAGCAAAGGTTCAAAATCATCAAAGGGGTTGCATCTGGTTTGTTATACTTACATGAAGGTTATGAACAAATTGTTGTGCATCGAGACGTTAAGGCTAGTAATGTGCTACTAGATGGGGAGTTAAATGGCAGGCTTGGAGATTTTGGACTAGCAAGATTATATGAGCATGGATCAAAGCCGGGCACGACTAGGGTAGTTGGCACATTGGGGTACCTTGCACCAGAATTACCAAGAACAGGACGGGCTACTGAAAAATCTGATATTTTTGCCTTTGGTGCATTGTTGCTTGAAGTGGTATGTGGGCGTAGACCGATTGATTCAAAGGCGGGGTCTGAGGAATTAGTTTTAGTGGACATGGTGTGGAACAAATGGAGAGAAGGGAAAATTCTTGATGTTATAGACAAGAGATTGAAAGGTGAGTTCAATGAAAGTGAAGTTGTGATGGTATTGAAATTGGGACTAATGTGTTCAAACAATGAGGCATCGTCTCGACCTAGCATGAGACAAGTGATGAGTTTCTTGGAAGGTGAAGCTGATATTCCTGATGCTCCAATGGCTCCTGGTGATTATAATAGAGGATTTGGATTCGACGAAAACGAATGTATGCATTCTTTAGCATCTTCAAGAGGACACACATCATGTTTGGCTAATGGTGGAAATGTAGATGGTACATTTGTTTCTGTTTCTACTGCACCACTTTCATGTTTATTTACTGATGAATTACCTAGGTAG